In Desulfofustis limnaeus, the genomic stretch CCCTGGCCCTGACCCTACTGGTCTTCTACCTCTACGGCTATACCCTCAATCGCATAACCTTGTTCGCCTTGATTTTTTCCATCGGTATCCTGGTGGATGACGCCATCGTCGTGGTGGAAAACATCGTGCGCCACCTGCGTCTGCCCGGCAACCACTCCCGCCCGCTGTTGACCGTTGCCGTCGAGGCCGTCAGCGAGGTGGGCAACCCCACCATCCTGGCCACCTGGGCGGTCATTGCCGCCATCCTGCCGATGGCCTTCGTCGGCGGCCTGATGGGACCCTACATGCGGCCGATCCCGATCGGTGCCTCGGCCGCCATGCTGTTCTCGCTGATCATCGCCTTCACCGTCACCCCCTGGGCGGCCACCCACATCCTCAAACGAAAGGGCCACGGCTCCGACGGCGACCACGACCAGGTGCCGGACGATCTTTTCACCCGGCTCTACCACCGGATCATGGACCCGCTGCTGGCCCACGGCGGCTGGCGGCTGCTCTTCTTCGCCGTGATCACCGCGCTGCTATTCGGTGCCATGGCCATGGTGGGCGTCGGCATGGTCAAGGTGAAGATGCTGCCGTTCGACAACAAGAGCGAATTCCAGGTGATCATCGACCTGGAGGAAGGCAGCACGCTGGAACAGACCGCGCGGGTGGCCATGGAAATGGCCGCCGTAATCAGGCAGGACCCGGCGGTCGTCGATTACCAGATCTATGTGGGCACCGCCTCCCCCTATAACTTCAACGGCCTGGTTCGCCACTACTTCCTGCGCAGCGGGCCGAACGTGGCCGACATCCAGGTCAACCTGCTGCCCAAGCATGACCGCACCGTCAACAGCCACGACATCGCCACCCGGCTGCGTCCCCAACTGGCCGCAATCGCCGCCCGGCACCGGGCCGCCCTGGTGGTGGCCGAAGTGCCGCCGGGCCCGCCGGTGCTACAGACGCTGGTGGCCGAGGTCTACGGTCCGACGGAGAAGGACCGGGTGCGACTGGCCGAAGACGTGAAAGAGATCTTCGAGACCACCGCCGGGGTGGTCGATGTGGACTGGTACCGCGAAACGGAGCGCGTTCGCACCGTCATTTCGGTGGACAAGGAGAAAGCGGCGCTGAGCGGCATCACCGAAGACCAGATCACCCGGGCCATCGGCATCGCCGTGTCCGGACTCTCCGTCGATCTGTTCCATCAGCCGCGGGACAAGGAGCCGATCAACCTGGTGCTGGAACTGCCCCGCTCGCAGCGGGCCCGGGTCGATGAATTGCTCAACCTCTCGCTGCGTTCGGAACGGCAGGCCGACGCGTCGCTGGTACCGCTCCGGGAACTGGTGCGGATCAGCGAAGCGCCGGTCGAGCAGCCGATCTACCGCAAGAACCTCAAGCCGGTGCTCTACGTCACCGGCGATGTGGCCGACGTGGTGGAAAGCCCGGTCTATGCCATCTTCGCCATGAACGAGCAGCTCAAGGCCCTGGACGCCACGCGCTACGGCGGCGCCACCGCCGAGCTGCAGCTGTTCAACTTGTTCCAGCCGTTCGAGGAGCGGGAACCGGCGATGAAATGGGACGGCGAGTGGCACATCACCCTGGAGGTCTTCCGCGATCTGGGCCTGGCCTTCTGCGTTGTGCTGGTGCTGATCTACATGCTGATGGTCGGCTGGTTCAAGAACTACGTGACGCCGCTGGTGGTAATGGCCGCCATTCCCTTTTCGCTGATCGGCATCCTGCCGGCCCACTGGGGTTTCGGGGCCTTCTTCACCGCCACCTCGATGATCGGTTTCATGGCGGGAGCCGGCATCGTCGTACGCAACTCGATCATCCTGGTCGACTTCATCGAGCTGCGGCTCCAGCAGGGGCTGCCGCTGGCCGAGGCGGTGGTGGAGGCCGGGGCGGTGCGCTTCCGGCCCATGTTGCTGACCGCGCTGGCCGTCGTGGTCGGCGCCTCGGTGATCCTGGCCGACCCGATCTTCCAGGGATTGGCGATCTCGCTGATGTTCGGCGAGATCGCCTCGCTGCTGGTGAGCCGCATGGCGGTTCCGGTGATGTATTATATGGTCAAGAAACACCAACCTTGATCGAGCCGCCCGAGCGAAACGATCGAAGCCCGAGCTTACCGGCGGGCGGGATTTCAGCGGCGCCGGGCGGCCAGCGACGATGTCCGGCTCATGCCCCGGCCACCAGGGAAAACGATTGCAGCAAGCCGTCGTCGCTGCGGTTGCCGCACAGGGCGCACTTGGCGATGGCAATGGTCTCGGGCAGGTAGCGGCCATACATTTTCACCGGCAACTCGGCGATGTTGACCGTCGGCGACAGGGCCAGCGTCAGCAGGTATTCGATCAGGAAGGAGGCGTTCTGGGCGATGGGACCGCAGTAGGCTTGGCGCTGCCGCAGCCGCAGGATGCGCAATTCGTGCATGGAGCGGCCGAATTCAGACTCCATCAGCTCGTCGTACGTGGTAAGGATCAGCTCGATGCGGACCGAGTCGGACCCACTGGCCAGATACGAGGCGAACTCCGCCTGCATCCGGGCCGGGTCGAGGCCGCGCCGGCCGGCGATGGTCCAATCGAACCCCCGGGTCTTTTCAAGTAAACGGATCGGCACCGGCAATCGCACTTCCACCAGGAGGTTGACGGCGTTATAGTCACCGCGGTGATGTTCGATTTCCACCACGGAAAAGGCCGGCCACGCCGCCAACTGCTCAGGTATCCGCGCCAACTGTTCCGGCTCGTCGACGATCTTGAAACCGAGCAGGTCGTTGACCGTTACCGCGTCCGGCTCGATGACCACGTTATGGCGGCGGAACCGCGCCGCCACCGCAGCCTCGGCGGCGGTGAAGTCGTCCTGCATTTCCTGGGCGGTGCTGAGCAGATGGACCAGCGGCGTTCCCGCTCGCTCGGCCCGTTGTTCCGCCTGCAGGCGGGCCTCGTCCTTGATCTCGCGGAACAACGCGTCCACGAGTCGAAAGGAGATCTTCTCGGCCACCCGAGTCAAGCGCTTGATCCGACCGATGGCGGCCAACCGGTCGACCCCGTTCAGCACGAGCAGGCCATCGATGGGCAGGCGGGGAAAGAAGTACTCGGGATCATCTTCATAGGAGAGAATCAGCTGTCTGATCCGCTCCGAAGAAGCGGGCAGGCAATCGACCAACCGCCGGCGCAGCACCTGCTTCTGCCGAACCCGCTCAGTGCGCAAGGACGAACCATAGAGTTGCTGCAGAAAGCGGAAGACCTCCCCGACCACCGCCGCCGAAACGACGCTCTCGTAGAGGAAGATGCGGCTCAGAGCAGCCCCGTCGTCAGCCCGGAAATCGTCATTCAGCCAGCGCAGGGCCAGATCGAAGAGTTCATCGCGATGGGTCATCGTGGTGAAATACATGGCTGCTCTGGCGTCCGGGCCAACCTCCCTTGCGTTTCCTGAGAGCAATGACGA encodes the following:
- a CDS encoding efflux RND transporter permease subunit; translation: MKSKDLEHPGFAGRLAAAFIDSKLTPLGIIASLLLGILAVVMLPREEEPQIKVPMIDVMVAMEGATPKEIEEQVTIPMEKLLYELPNVEYIYSTSMAGRSLLIVRFYVGADLETAIVRLNQKLATNFDRIPHNVSRPLVKPHTIDDVPILALTLHSKTYDHYQLRRLAAQVDDAIKNIPSVAETALIGGTKRQVTVRLDPLQLASRDLSITELVPMLQQANRQRYSGVLTGANREIELQTGTFLTSVEEVGRIVVGVYGGKPVYLEEVADIIDGPEEPSTYVLYGAPDRHDPEAAVTLSIAKRPGANAVSVVQTVLEKVDTLKGTLIPSDIEVSVTRDYGATAAEKSNELLLHMAIAVFGVALLILIFLGWRESMVVMLAIPSTLALTLLVFYLYGYTLNRITLFALIFSIGILVDDAIVVVENIVRHLRLPGNHSRPLLTVAVEAVSEVGNPTILATWAVIAAILPMAFVGGLMGPYMRPIPIGASAAMLFSLIIAFTVTPWAATHILKRKGHGSDGDHDQVPDDLFTRLYHRIMDPLLAHGGWRLLFFAVITALLFGAMAMVGVGMVKVKMLPFDNKSEFQVIIDLEEGSTLEQTARVAMEMAAVIRQDPAVVDYQIYVGTASPYNFNGLVRHYFLRSGPNVADIQVNLLPKHDRTVNSHDIATRLRPQLAAIAARHRAALVVAEVPPGPPVLQTLVAEVYGPTEKDRVRLAEDVKEIFETTAGVVDVDWYRETERVRTVISVDKEKAALSGITEDQITRAIGIAVSGLSVDLFHQPRDKEPINLVLELPRSQRARVDELLNLSLRSERQADASLVPLRELVRISEAPVEQPIYRKNLKPVLYVTGDVADVVESPVYAIFAMNEQLKALDATRYGGATAELQLFNLFQPFEEREPAMKWDGEWHITLEVFRDLGLAFCVVLVLIYMLMVGWFKNYVTPLVVMAAIPFSLIGILPAHWGFGAFFTATSMIGFMAGAGIVVRNSIILVDFIELRLQQGLPLAEAVVEAGAVRFRPMLLTALAVVVGASVILADPIFQGLAISLMFGEIASLLVSRMAVPVMYYMVKKHQP